A DNA window from Trichosurus vulpecula isolate mTriVul1 chromosome 2, mTriVul1.pri, whole genome shotgun sequence contains the following coding sequences:
- the LOC118837974 gene encoding 60S ribosomal protein L14-like, with protein sequence MVFKCYMEIGRVAYISFGLHAGKLVAIVDVIDQNRALVDGPCSGVRRQAMPFKCMQLTDFVLKFPHSARQKYVRAAWEKEKINTKWKATRCAKKIEARERKATMTDFDRYKVMKAKKMRNRIIKHEVKKLQKASTQKGSPKKGAAQKALDAKVSAKKIPSKKAEGQKAAPAQKGQKGSGQKAPAKKGPAQKAAPAQKAAAPKAKK encoded by the coding sequence ATGGTATTCAAGTGCTACATGGAGATTGGCCGGGTGGCCTACATCTCCTTCGGGCTGCACGCTGGCAAGCTGGTAGCTATTGTGGATGTTATTGACCAGAACAGGGCTTTGGTTGATGGCCCGTGCAGTGGTGTGAGGAGGCAGGCCATGCCATTTAAATGTATGCAACTTACAGACTTCGTGCTCAAGTTCCCCCACAGTGCTCGTCAGAAGTATGTCCGGGCTgcttgggagaaagaaaagatcaatacAAAATGGAAAGCCACAAGATGCGCCAAGAAGATCGAAGCCAGAGAGAGGAAAGCTACGATGACAGATTTTGACCGTTACAAAGTCATGAAGGctaagaaaatgagaaacagaatTATCAAGCATGAAGTGAAGAAGCTCCAGAAGGCATCCACCCAGAAGGGCTCTCCTAAGAAGGGAGCTGCCCAGAAGGCACTTGACGCAAAGGTCTCCGCCAAGAAGATCCCCTCAAAGAAGGCTGAGGGCCAGAAGGCAGCCCCTGCCCAGAAGGGTCAGAAAGGCTCTGGCCAGAAGGCCCCAGCCAAGAAGGGACCTGCCCAGAAGGCAGCCCCTGCCCAGAAAGCAGCTGCTCCAAAGGCCAAAAAATAA